A genome region from Leptospira langatensis includes the following:
- a CDS encoding Hpt domain-containing protein — MLIDWSRLDSLKQGDDEDDRIWLEDMVRSLRKNMNSRLENIKTFAIEKKAQELQAELHQTKGVAANFGLAGMQKTVTEAESNLKAGNMDATVKLCEELPSLWEQTKQELAPKFPD, encoded by the coding sequence ATGCTGATAGATTGGTCTCGTTTAGATTCACTCAAACAAGGTGATGACGAAGATGACAGAATATGGCTGGAAGATATGGTTCGCTCACTTCGCAAGAACATGAACAGTCGTTTAGAGAATATTAAGACTTTTGCAATCGAGAAAAAGGCCCAGGAACTGCAAGCAGAACTTCATCAGACCAAGGGAGTTGCCGCCAACTTTGGATTGGCAGGAATGCAAAAGACAGTAACGGAAGCAGAATCGAATTTGAAAGCGGGCAATATGGATGCTACCGTAAAACTTTGCGAGGAGCTTCCAAGCCTTTGGGAGCAGACCAAACAGGAACTGGCTCCCAAATTTCCAGATTAA
- the lpxA gene encoding acyl-ACP--UDP-N-acetylglucosamine O-acyltransferase: MKIHPTAIVDSKAELHESVEVGAYSIIEKDVVIGEGTVIETGARIFAGTRFGKFNKVHHGAVIGVGPQDLGFDPNTASKTIIGDNNTFKEYSNIHRGTKVDSPTIIGNRNYVMGNAHVGHDCILGDDNILTHGLVLAGHVTVGNKAFISGLVAVHQFCFVGDYAMIAGCSKVVQDVPPYATADGNPCSIIGLNTVGLKRAGFSPELRTAIKNAYKTIYHSGMNYRAALDELEKQSNNPKEVLDIIKFFRNSDRGVMNHR; encoded by the coding sequence ATGAAAATTCACCCAACAGCCATAGTCGATTCTAAAGCAGAATTGCACGAATCCGTCGAAGTGGGAGCATATTCCATCATAGAGAAGGATGTGGTAATCGGCGAGGGAACAGTGATCGAGACCGGAGCGAGAATTTTCGCAGGAACTCGGTTCGGCAAATTTAACAAAGTTCATCACGGAGCCGTGATCGGAGTAGGGCCTCAGGACTTAGGATTCGATCCGAACACTGCGAGTAAAACTATCATCGGCGATAATAATACGTTTAAGGAATATTCCAATATTCACAGAGGAACGAAGGTAGATTCTCCTACAATCATCGGAAACAGGAATTACGTTATGGGGAATGCTCACGTGGGCCACGATTGCATTCTAGGAGACGACAATATTTTAACTCACGGACTAGTGCTTGCAGGACATGTGACAGTAGGGAACAAGGCCTTTATCTCCGGCTTGGTTGCAGTTCACCAATTCTGTTTTGTGGGAGACTATGCGATGATCGCAGGTTGTTCCAAAGTAGTTCAAGATGTTCCACCCTATGCGACTGCAGACGGAAATCCTTGCTCCATCATCGGATTGAATACAGTGGGATTAAAAAGGGCAGGATTCTCTCCCGAACTTCGCACTGCGATCAAGAATGCGTATAAGACTATCTATCATTCCGGAATGAATTACAGAGCGGCTTTAGACGAGTTGGAAAAACAATCCAATAATCCTAAGGAAGTTTTGGACATTATCAAATTCTTTAGGAACAGCGATAGAGGAGTGATGAATCACAGATAA
- a CDS encoding metallophosphoesterase family protein: MRIVYLTDIHDGLRGLKEVLLGTECDLYLFSGDIIYKAFFNPERIIEFVTLQEEMYRFTENMKEEINAYDYATRAVRFPEKYQTAVVEKSHDYRRLFHQAAKTMKEKYELIEIIIQKYAKAPVWVLPGNYDIDLQYSALYERDLHRKIFEFGGLKFAGYGGAPVITSGIPEKLAVKFHEYTRNGKNYSEPEDFFKEENPDIVVIHNPAYGFLDKIPSFGNVGSQGIRRYLDDYSPSLVVSGHVHEDQGIIKKGKTVFLNPSNFGPVDSVFGFQPGGFFSEIEIENNLVKKVKLNRLSDHSIRHLMEVDCSGDKLELVSTSNDSEVSAEDFIR, translated from the coding sequence ATGAGGATTGTTTACCTCACCGATATCCACGACGGGCTAAGAGGATTGAAGGAAGTCCTCCTAGGAACCGAATGCGATCTGTATCTCTTCTCCGGCGACATCATCTACAAAGCCTTTTTCAATCCTGAACGCATTATAGAATTCGTAACCCTCCAAGAAGAAATGTATCGTTTCACGGAGAACATGAAGGAAGAAATTAATGCGTACGATTATGCGACTAGAGCCGTTCGTTTTCCTGAAAAATACCAGACTGCGGTCGTAGAGAAATCTCACGATTATAGAAGGCTCTTTCATCAAGCGGCAAAGACGATGAAAGAGAAGTACGAACTTATAGAGATCATAATCCAAAAATACGCTAAGGCTCCTGTTTGGGTCTTGCCGGGTAACTACGATATAGATCTTCAGTATTCCGCTCTATATGAAAGGGACCTACATCGAAAGATATTCGAGTTCGGAGGATTGAAATTCGCCGGATACGGGGGAGCCCCGGTCATCACCTCCGGGATCCCGGAAAAACTCGCAGTGAAATTCCACGAGTACACTCGTAATGGAAAGAATTACAGCGAGCCGGAGGATTTCTTTAAAGAAGAAAATCCGGATATAGTAGTCATCCATAATCCCGCGTACGGATTCTTGGATAAGATCCCAAGTTTCGGAAATGTGGGATCGCAAGGGATCAGAAGATATCTAGACGATTATTCACCCTCTCTCGTAGTATCCGGTCATGTGCACGAGGACCAAGGCATTATCAAAAAAGGAAAAACAGTGTTTTTGAATCCTTCTAACTTCGGACCCGTGGATTCCGTATTTGGATTCCAACCCGGAGGCTTCTTCTCCGAGATAGAAATAGAAAACAATCTTGTAAAAAAAGTAAAACTGAATAGACTATCGGATCACTCAATTCGCCATCTCATGGAGGTCGATTGTTCTGGAGACAAGTTGGAACTTGTCAGTACAAGCAACGACTCTGAAGTTTCGGCGGAAGATTTTATTCGATAG
- a CDS encoding M15 family metallopeptidase: protein MPSKVFLVLLLTALGTDSVFSQSNEETYQGVSSLSYLMGDFQKEKALVAYSNPGDPRQFHLRQETKTAFLKLKEEYKKAHPEERQAPFIVSAYRSYSDQKSIWEDKYSGKKKMRETVTGKAPNEIVSLILEFSSAPGTSRHHWGTDIDINALENSYFEKGGKGEVFYNWMKQNAHKFGFCQPYTPKQDRGNKGYNEEKWHWSYAPLANRFQKDWVNAYKNGQLKLTGKFQGSEVLGNLPLEYVTSINPDCERIK, encoded by the coding sequence ATGCCGTCCAAAGTCTTTCTAGTCTTATTACTTACTGCTTTAGGAACTGATTCTGTTTTTTCTCAATCCAACGAAGAAACATACCAAGGAGTATCCAGCCTTTCCTATCTCATGGGAGATTTTCAGAAAGAGAAGGCCTTGGTTGCTTATTCCAATCCGGGAGATCCGAGGCAATTCCACCTACGCCAGGAAACTAAGACCGCCTTTTTAAAATTGAAAGAGGAATACAAAAAGGCCCATCCGGAAGAAAGGCAGGCGCCTTTTATCGTTTCCGCGTATCGCTCTTACTCCGATCAAAAATCCATTTGGGAAGATAAATACTCAGGCAAGAAGAAGATGAGAGAGACTGTTACAGGCAAGGCCCCGAACGAGATCGTGTCCTTGATCTTGGAATTCTCCAGCGCTCCTGGGACCTCTCGTCACCATTGGGGTACGGACATAGACATTAACGCATTAGAAAATTCTTATTTTGAAAAAGGGGGAAAGGGAGAAGTCTTCTACAACTGGATGAAACAGAATGCCCATAAATTCGGATTCTGCCAACCCTACACTCCTAAACAAGATAGAGGGAATAAAGGCTACAACGAGGAAAAATGGCATTGGTCCTATGCCCCTCTCGCCAATCGATTCCAAAAAGATTGGGTAAATGCATATAAAAACGGCCAATTGAAACTTACCGGTAAGTTCCAAGGCTCCGAAGTTCTGGGAAACCTTCCCTTAGAATATGTGACTTCGATCAATCCGGACTGCGAAAGGATCAAATAA
- a CDS encoding TIGR04452 family lipoprotein, with protein MKKIITLLLPLTLMFNCVLFDKIGLSYPDTVSGTEAKNIILTSAVIGSATTGFSVLSVLAPQLAKVENDKYYNKSDVDDCANNALIFNLLTVDLGGYSCNLEARPTLIPYIY; from the coding sequence ATGAAAAAAATCATCACTCTTCTTCTGCCCCTGACTCTGATGTTCAATTGCGTTCTATTCGATAAGATAGGTTTATCTTATCCGGATACCGTTAGTGGCACCGAAGCTAAGAATATTATTCTTACGAGCGCCGTCATAGGATCTGCTACAACCGGCTTCTCTGTACTTTCCGTTCTCGCTCCGCAACTTGCGAAAGTCGAAAATGATAAGTATTATAATAAATCGGACGTGGATGATTGCGCTAATAACGCTCTGATCTTCAACCTGTTGACTGTGGACTTAGGTGGCTATAGCTGCAATTTGGAAGCTAGACCTACTCTTATTCCTTATATTTACTAA
- a CDS encoding N-acetylneuraminate synthase family protein has translation MDIVELEKGYPETEAKIKALATECGNATEIIRGAVVSDTIHFIGDTRKISDKEGYVKELPGVTRIWNVSLPYKNIARTAAGKNGEVVHRENRIVEVPGKDGLVRKFGTGKHIFVVGPDSPQTYEQTITIAKQAVELGKKYGILDRIIFRGGAFKPRTRPTDWRGMGWDGIKLLDRVKEETGLPYVTEVMDHTMAEEVSKHADMIQIGTRNAQDFELLEAVGRTGKPVILKRGFGNEAIEWFSAAEYIANQGNLNIVLCERGVKTLFIKEGYCRNTPDLNVITHAKNQTILPVIFDPSHVAGDDKIVVSNLLASLPFNPDGSITETLHEEGFRKEQMCDAAQALLMSLYEKTVEAILTYEEKIKPITDKVDSYFLERKGKK, from the coding sequence GTGGACATAGTAGAACTCGAGAAAGGATACCCGGAAACCGAAGCAAAAATAAAGGCTCTCGCCACCGAGTGCGGAAATGCGACTGAGATCATTCGCGGAGCCGTAGTCTCGGACACGATTCATTTTATTGGGGATACTCGTAAGATCTCCGACAAAGAAGGTTACGTGAAGGAACTTCCGGGCGTAACTAGAATCTGGAACGTATCCCTTCCTTACAAAAATATTGCACGTACTGCTGCCGGAAAGAATGGCGAAGTGGTTCATAGAGAGAACCGCATTGTAGAAGTTCCCGGCAAAGATGGACTGGTCCGTAAATTCGGAACAGGGAAACATATCTTTGTGGTCGGTCCTGATTCTCCTCAGACCTACGAACAGACTATTACTATCGCTAAGCAAGCCGTTGAACTCGGAAAGAAATACGGGATCCTGGACCGGATCATTTTTCGAGGTGGTGCTTTCAAACCTAGAACTCGTCCGACGGATTGGAGAGGAATGGGTTGGGACGGAATTAAATTACTCGATCGAGTAAAAGAAGAAACCGGACTTCCTTATGTGACCGAGGTCATGGACCATACCATGGCGGAAGAGGTTTCCAAGCATGCGGATATGATCCAGATCGGAACTCGTAACGCGCAGGATTTTGAATTATTAGAAGCAGTTGGGCGGACAGGCAAACCTGTGATCTTGAAAAGAGGTTTCGGGAACGAAGCGATCGAATGGTTCTCCGCTGCAGAATACATTGCTAATCAAGGAAATTTGAATATAGTTCTTTGCGAGAGGGGAGTAAAAACTCTTTTCATCAAGGAAGGATATTGCCGAAATACTCCCGACTTGAATGTGATCACTCATGCAAAGAACCAAACGATTCTTCCTGTGATCTTCGATCCGAGCCATGTTGCGGGAGACGATAAAATCGTGGTTTCGAACCTTCTTGCATCCCTTCCTTTCAATCCGGACGGATCGATCACGGAGACATTGCACGAAGAAGGATTCCGTAAAGAGCAAATGTGCGATGCGGCTCAAGCACTTCTCATGTCTTTATATGAGAAGACTGTCGAAGCAATTCTTACTTACGAAGAAAAGATCAAACCTATCACAGATAAGGTGGATTCTTATTTTTTGGAACGTAAAGGGAAGAAGTGA
- a CDS encoding tetratricopeptide repeat protein: MDGKSVLTKETDFNSIPESLSPAQRSEFVIVAGEYLLLNKDSGKFSNLMGAIRKDKDLSFAEVILQYFEDIYFSKKGKGEAGLKAWNAPANDPYLVDLLKSTRNVLLYKKPSEKVKCSIKKPYYSFCRMLRLGGYLADMKPGDSSHEREYTNLQRILSPYPGVTDPEEKELKHLPFLSHFLPGISDYLAELGFARDAIQFSKIGIVSENLGGRLVPYSYEKLAYYYLIDGDANAAEKVLKYIIDRQGEITTSYKNSLYLKLGTLAYLQGDASRALDYYLNLDFLHWSARILHPLLGESISINSARDLVSIAVWRSKNSHKAVDALQSVSTPKNLSEDDLSTRLRIIQILSEDEPEVAAKLAMDLSFLAQSKGWRRVEYSATLLHGFLQLKTNNLRKAIIEFTKAAGILREDPSYKEEWIRLNGLFLSHKESTNLRGVKSFLDQAIRIAAAGYPDDKVYEIKNYLPPSFGTKNLENSAIDFYSRHGYHQDLLSFLIHSEENLELQEEDSPVELGIVRSHMRSLKYKGFYPPGREPWTSSWSEIRAKEAARIREELDPISNANFKKISQPLLALFVKDKRVFLFQKDGDSSELEFKELNTDNATSYTAQFALRSAMDSFSKKDRVQVYLNASGIEAVDYLKKEFPDSEIKLFRRFDKREDSDHAKKVYIPACENLSPKNLPEGEGHLSWQPISLQYYEGIKVLQGKSSLLLWNIKVSNKSPSGLRDYEWSCGPDTFAFRKMKRRLDFRNLPDRIVFTKDSLSGSGWGDKSEDFLDWARFWLSTGTSRLYYVKSWNPESESDINLLERLANENGDPNLNSKVLKMVRNAE, translated from the coding sequence ATGGATGGAAAATCGGTTTTAACTAAGGAAACCGATTTCAATTCTATTCCGGAAAGCCTAAGTCCGGCCCAAAGATCTGAGTTCGTTATCGTTGCCGGAGAATATCTGCTCTTAAACAAGGACTCCGGAAAATTCTCCAATCTGATGGGAGCCATTCGAAAGGATAAGGATCTCAGTTTTGCAGAAGTCATCCTGCAGTATTTCGAGGATATTTATTTTTCCAAGAAGGGCAAGGGAGAGGCAGGCCTCAAAGCTTGGAACGCTCCTGCAAACGATCCGTATCTGGTCGATCTGCTTAAATCTACTCGTAACGTTCTTCTTTATAAAAAGCCTTCCGAAAAAGTAAAATGCTCCATTAAGAAACCATACTATTCTTTTTGCAGGATGCTTCGCTTAGGCGGATATCTTGCGGACATGAAGCCCGGTGACTCGAGTCATGAAAGGGAATATACCAATCTGCAGAGAATACTTTCCCCATATCCGGGAGTCACCGATCCGGAGGAGAAGGAGCTAAAACATCTTCCTTTTCTTTCTCATTTTCTACCCGGGATCTCGGATTACTTGGCCGAGTTAGGATTTGCCAGGGATGCGATCCAATTCTCCAAGATCGGGATCGTGTCCGAGAATCTAGGAGGGAGGCTGGTACCGTATTCTTACGAGAAACTTGCGTATTATTATTTGATCGATGGGGATGCAAACGCAGCGGAGAAGGTCCTAAAATATATCATAGATCGCCAAGGAGAGATAACGACTTCGTATAAGAATTCTCTCTATTTGAAATTGGGAACTCTTGCCTATTTACAAGGAGATGCTTCCAGAGCGCTGGACTATTATTTGAATTTGGATTTCCTGCATTGGTCTGCAAGGATCCTACATCCTTTATTGGGAGAATCTATCTCTATCAACAGCGCGAGAGATCTGGTATCTATTGCGGTTTGGAGATCCAAGAATTCCCATAAGGCAGTGGACGCTCTGCAATCCGTGAGTACTCCTAAGAATTTATCCGAGGATGATCTATCGACCAGACTTAGGATCATACAGATCCTTTCCGAAGATGAACCTGAGGTTGCGGCAAAACTTGCCATGGATCTGAGCTTTCTTGCGCAAAGCAAAGGCTGGAGAAGAGTAGAATACTCCGCAACTCTGCTTCACGGTTTCCTGCAGCTAAAGACGAACAATCTTAGAAAAGCGATCATAGAATTCACAAAGGCTGCCGGTATCCTAAGAGAAGATCCTTCTTACAAGGAGGAGTGGATCCGATTGAATGGGCTTTTTCTTTCTCATAAGGAATCTACGAATTTAAGAGGAGTAAAATCCTTTTTGGATCAGGCGATCCGCATTGCCGCTGCAGGTTATCCGGACGATAAAGTATACGAAATCAAGAATTATCTTCCTCCTTCTTTTGGAACGAAGAACTTGGAGAATTCAGCTATCGATTTCTATTCTAGACATGGATATCATCAGGATCTTCTTTCTTTCTTGATCCATTCAGAAGAGAACTTGGAACTACAAGAAGAGGATTCTCCGGTAGAGTTAGGTATTGTGAGAAGTCATATGAGATCTCTCAAATACAAGGGATTCTATCCGCCTGGAAGAGAGCCTTGGACTTCTTCTTGGTCCGAGATCCGGGCAAAAGAAGCGGCTCGAATCAGAGAGGAACTGGATCCTATTTCTAATGCGAATTTCAAAAAGATCAGCCAGCCGTTATTAGCTCTGTTCGTAAAAGATAAGAGAGTCTTTTTATTCCAAAAGGACGGGGATTCTTCCGAGTTGGAATTCAAAGAATTGAATACGGATAATGCCACGAGCTATACCGCTCAGTTTGCTTTGAGGTCCGCAATGGATTCCTTCTCTAAGAAAGATCGGGTTCAGGTCTATTTAAACGCTTCCGGAATAGAAGCTGTAGATTATTTGAAGAAGGAATTCCCGGATTCGGAGATCAAACTATTCCGTAGATTCGATAAGAGAGAAGACTCGGATCATGCAAAGAAGGTATATATTCCCGCTTGCGAGAATCTTTCTCCTAAGAATCTGCCGGAAGGCGAAGGTCATCTGAGTTGGCAGCCTATTTCATTACAATATTATGAAGGAATAAAAGTCCTTCAGGGCAAGTCCTCTCTTTTGCTTTGGAATATCAAGGTTTCTAACAAGTCTCCGAGCGGACTTAGGGATTACGAATGGTCCTGTGGGCCGGATACTTTCGCTTTTCGTAAAATGAAGAGAAGATTGGATTTTAGGAATCTTCCGGATCGTATCGTATTCACGAAAGATTCCCTAAGCGGTTCCGGTTGGGGAGATAAATCTGAGGATTTTCTGGACTGGGCCAGGTTCTGGCTGAGTACAGGCACTTCTCGACTGTACTATGTTAAATCTTGGAATCCTGAGTCCGAATCCGACATAAACTTACTGGAGCGATTGGCCAATGAGAATGGGGACCCGAACCTGAATTCTAAGGTTCTGAAGATGGTCCGAAATGCAGAATAA
- the recG gene encoding ATP-dependent DNA helicase RecG → MKNSVSEKKNLSLQSSIAVLKGVGPKKQEVLESVGIKTLQDLLGWFPRRYLDRNLTENILLKQGESVTLIVEVIDSYLAHGKKSRLVVSAKTKNNEPISLVFFKGIQFFRRIFQSGILVAVTGKLEYFRGFQLIHPDYEVLSQGGNSDISEEDLPESIHTGRIIPLYPTTEAMRDEHINSRELRKLIHYALGSLEGKIPEILPSEVLKKRNLMDRYNAYTEIHFPKEDENLGRARTRFKYEELYYFNLLIEYKKSQRAKVPRILWPLPESKTAKNLVPNLPFELTKDQKESLEKINEWTKSDTPAAILLQGDVGSGKTLVALLTALRYIDNHVQVCMVAPTEILARQHYQTIMNFLGNMPFLGIELLVGKEPKKNRAEKIYRIKTGESLFVIGTHSVFQEDVEFKDLGLVIIDEQHKFGVEQRETLRSKGKNPDILAMTATPIPRTLCLTLYGDLELVTLKNRPAGRIPIKTLWFTEDRRAGVYKSIQKYVSQGRQCYIVYPLVEESEKSDLKSCIEAYETLRKDVFPEFKVGLLHGKMDTSEKDRVMKLFQQNEIQILVSTTVIEVGVDVPNASVMVIEHSDRFGISQLHQLRGRVGRGKHESFCILLSDSKITEEARYRIQALVDSNDGFFLSEADLKLRGPGELLGVRQSGLPDFKIADLREDREWIEISREDAEKFGNLGDLERSEIAQRFSEGALLFSN, encoded by the coding sequence ATGAAGAACTCGGTCTCTGAAAAAAAGAATCTAAGCTTACAAAGTTCCATCGCCGTCCTGAAAGGCGTAGGTCCTAAGAAACAAGAAGTCTTGGAGTCCGTAGGGATCAAGACCCTTCAGGATCTTTTGGGCTGGTTCCCTCGTCGCTACTTGGATCGAAATCTCACCGAAAACATCCTGCTGAAACAAGGAGAGTCAGTCACTCTCATCGTCGAAGTTATAGATTCCTATTTGGCTCATGGAAAAAAATCCAGGTTAGTGGTCTCTGCGAAGACAAAGAACAACGAGCCTATCAGTTTAGTTTTCTTTAAAGGGATCCAATTCTTTCGTAGGATCTTTCAGTCGGGCATCCTGGTAGCTGTTACGGGAAAACTGGAATACTTCCGGGGATTCCAACTCATTCATCCGGACTACGAGGTCCTCTCTCAAGGCGGGAATTCAGATATCTCCGAAGAAGATCTACCCGAAAGCATTCATACAGGCCGGATCATTCCTCTCTATCCAACTACGGAAGCGATGAGAGATGAGCATATCAATTCCAGAGAATTAAGAAAGCTGATCCATTATGCTTTAGGAAGTTTAGAGGGAAAGATCCCGGAAATCCTGCCTTCCGAAGTATTGAAGAAAAGAAATCTAATGGATCGTTACAATGCATACACGGAGATCCATTTCCCGAAAGAAGACGAGAATCTGGGTCGAGCCAGGACCAGATTCAAATACGAAGAATTATATTATTTTAATCTTCTGATCGAATACAAAAAGTCCCAGAGAGCAAAAGTCCCGAGGATCCTATGGCCTTTGCCAGAATCGAAAACAGCTAAGAATTTGGTCCCCAATCTTCCTTTCGAACTCACAAAGGACCAGAAGGAAAGCCTGGAAAAGATCAATGAATGGACCAAGTCGGACACTCCTGCGGCAATCCTATTGCAGGGAGATGTGGGCTCCGGTAAAACCTTGGTAGCATTACTAACTGCGCTTCGTTATATCGATAACCATGTACAAGTATGCATGGTTGCTCCAACAGAGATCTTGGCCAGACAACATTACCAAACCATAATGAACTTTTTAGGGAATATGCCTTTTCTCGGAATAGAACTCCTGGTAGGAAAGGAACCGAAGAAGAACCGAGCGGAAAAGATCTATCGGATCAAGACCGGTGAATCCTTATTTGTCATAGGAACTCATAGCGTATTCCAAGAAGATGTGGAGTTCAAAGACTTAGGGCTCGTGATCATAGACGAACAGCATAAATTCGGAGTAGAACAAAGAGAGACCTTAAGATCCAAAGGGAAGAATCCGGATATTCTGGCAATGACTGCGACCCCTATTCCCAGAACTCTTTGTCTGACTCTTTATGGAGATCTCGAATTAGTCACCTTAAAGAACCGGCCTGCGGGTAGGATCCCCATCAAAACACTTTGGTTCACCGAAGACAGAAGGGCCGGAGTCTATAAGTCCATCCAGAAATACGTAAGCCAAGGAAGACAATGTTATATCGTTTATCCATTGGTAGAAGAATCCGAAAAATCGGATCTAAAGTCCTGTATAGAAGCCTATGAGACCCTAAGAAAAGATGTATTTCCCGAATTCAAAGTCGGGCTCTTGCATGGAAAAATGGACACCTCCGAGAAAGATAGGGTGATGAAATTATTCCAACAGAATGAGATCCAAATTTTAGTCAGCACCACTGTGATCGAAGTAGGCGTGGATGTCCCAAATGCATCGGTCATGGTCATCGAGCATTCGGATCGATTCGGCATCTCTCAACTACATCAGTTACGAGGAAGGGTGGGCCGGGGAAAACACGAGAGTTTCTGTATCCTTCTCTCCGACTCAAAGATCACAGAAGAAGCAAGATACAGGATCCAAGCCCTTGTGGATTCCAACGACGGATTCTTTCTTTCCGAAGCCGATCTAAAACTGAGAGGCCCAGGAGAGCTCTTGGGTGTCCGACAAAGCGGACTTCCTGACTTCAAGATCGCGGACTTAAGAGAAGACAGAGAATGGATCGAGATCTCCAGAGAGGATGCGGAAAAGTTCGGAAATCTGGGGGACCTAGAAAGATCCGAGATCGCTCAGAGATTCTCGGAAGGCGCACTTCTTTTCTCCAATTAA
- a CDS encoding NAD(P)H-dependent glycerol-3-phosphate dehydrogenase, producing the protein MQIGVIGSGSFGTSLGVLLADKGYDVTLWGRNADLIREINETHRNEKYLPGVDLPKNLKGTLRLEEAVKDMQMIVSAPPSHAITDILKEIKSYLPEKAPIVSASKGIENGTLRLVSEIFEAELPGKFHSGLSYLSGPSFAKELVKRVPTIVSIASKNEATARKVQEIFSFTYFRTYWTPDVVGVEVGGSLKNVIAIAAGVADGLGFGQNTRAALITRGLTEISRLGVKLGADPLTFLGPSGMGDLILTCCGEASRNRTVGFRLGKGESLDSILGGMTEVAEGVKTAKSGFELSQKLNIEMAITTEVYKMLYEHKNPKDVVRDLMGRDLKREGL; encoded by the coding sequence ATGCAAATAGGCGTTATCGGATCCGGAAGTTTTGGCACCTCGCTCGGAGTCTTGCTCGCAGACAAAGGTTACGATGTCACTCTCTGGGGAAGGAACGCCGACCTGATCCGAGAGATAAACGAAACCCATCGCAACGAAAAATATTTGCCCGGGGTCGATCTTCCCAAGAATTTAAAGGGAACTCTACGTTTGGAAGAAGCGGTCAAGGATATGCAGATGATCGTTTCGGCTCCTCCTTCTCATGCGATCACCGATATTTTAAAAGAAATTAAATCGTATCTGCCTGAAAAGGCCCCTATTGTTTCCGCGAGTAAGGGTATAGAGAATGGAACCCTTCGTTTGGTCTCCGAGATCTTCGAAGCGGAGTTACCCGGAAAATTCCATAGTGGACTTTCTTATTTATCGGGGCCTAGCTTCGCAAAGGAACTTGTAAAAAGAGTTCCGACCATAGTGAGTATTGCTTCCAAGAACGAGGCAACTGCTCGAAAGGTTCAGGAAATTTTCAGTTTCACCTATTTTAGGACCTATTGGACTCCCGATGTGGTCGGAGTGGAAGTCGGCGGATCTTTGAAGAATGTGATCGCAATCGCCGCAGGAGTAGCAGACGGACTAGGCTTCGGACAAAATACGAGAGCAGCTTTGATCACCAGGGGTCTTACTGAAATTTCCAGACTAGGGGTTAAATTGGGGGCCGACCCTCTTACCTTTCTCGGGCCATCGGGTATGGGCGACTTGATCCTGACTTGTTGTGGAGAAGCTTCCAGAAATCGTACAGTCGGTTTTAGATTAGGTAAAGGAGAGAGCTTGGATTCTATCCTGGGAGGAATGACCGAAGTCGCAGAAGGCGTGAAAACTGCCAAAAGCGGTTTCGAGTTATCCCAGAAATTGAACATCGAAATGGCCATAACGACCGAGGTGTATAAAATGCTTTACGAACATAAGAATCCGAAGGACGTTGTTAGAGATTTGATGGGCAGAGACTTGAAACGCGAAGGTCTTTAA